Sequence from the Guyparkeria hydrothermalis genome:
TCGCCCGGAAGCGGAACCGGGTAGCACTTCCGCCGTCGTGTGGATGCCTAGTTATGCACCTCTTCACCTCGGCGGACCACGCTGTTCATCGACAATGACCGCCCGTTTAACTGAAGCCCGATCGCCCGGTCGTTTTTTGTCGCACTGATATGAAGATGTGGTTCAAGGCTGTTTCCCGAATTGCCGATTTCGGCCAACGGCTGCCCCGCCGTTACGACCTCCCCTGGCGCCACTCTGATGCTGCCGCGCTTGAGGTGGGCCATGAAGATATCCGCCTCGTCACACCGCAACACGACATAGTTGCCCTCCGACTGCTCCGTGACCGGGTGTCCAGGCGGGTTGTCCAGCAGACCGTCGCGAACCCGGTCAATGCGTCCTTCGCACGGGCTATGAAGCGTCTCGCCGAAGATCTCGTAGGCGCTCAACGCACGCGGGGCGATACCGTCCGCCCGATTGCCAAACCGGTTCAGCTTGACGATATCGACAGCCTTCCTGTCGCTACTCAGGGCGTGGAAGGGGTTGGTGACGGCACTGCCCCCACCCTGGAGCACGTAGTAAGTGCCGGAGCGAAGCGGGAAATCGACATCAAGCGTCTCGCCCGATGGGTAATGCGACGCAATCACTAGCGCGTTCAGCACCGAGAACAAGAGAAATACCGAAGCACGCAGGACCGTGATCCCGCTGAAGCGCGTCCGAGCTTTAGAGTTGCCACGCCCCGTTCGGGGGTACAGAAACACCGCGACAACGGCAAACAAGCCAGGAAAAACGTACCGCAGGTAATAACTGGTAAAGGCCCAGCTACCCGCGAGAAACACAAAGGCCATGATGCTGCCACAAGCCAACACTAGCACTGCCCAATCGAGCCGATCTTGGGTCCCCAGACGAACCAGCCATATGAGGGCCGCACCCGCAAGGAGCAGTGGGTAAGCCGCGAACACGATAGGAAGAGTTTCACTCACCGTGCTGACTCAGAAGGGGCGAGGAGTAGCTAAAGCAGCGCGTAGGCGTCCCGCGCAAGCTCCACAGCTGCGCATCGTTCGGGAGACGCCTGTTATTCCAATCAATATCTGGCATCAGCTACCAAGAACAATGGGGTTGGGAGCTCAAATATACATGGCAGGGAGTCATCGGGCGGGGAAGTCCCCTTCGCCTTGCCGAGCGGCCGGGGTGCCGCAGGGTCGGGGCGGCATGGACGCCGCCCCGAGGTTCGCCGCGACAGGACG
This genomic interval carries:
- a CDS encoding M23 family metallopeptidase gives rise to the protein MAFVFLAGSWAFTSYYLRYVFPGLFAVVAVFLYPRTGRGNSKARTRFSGITVLRASVFLLFSVLNALVIASHYPSGETLDVDFPLRSGTYYVLQGGGSAVTNPFHALSSDRKAVDIVKLNRFGNRADGIAPRALSAYEIFGETLHSPCEGRIDRVRDGLLDNPPGHPVTEQSEGNYVVLRCDEADIFMAHLKRGSIRVAPGEVVTAGQPLAEIGNSGNSLEPHLHISATKNDRAIGLQLNGRSLSMNSVVRRGEEVHN